From the genome of Podospora bellae-mahoneyi strain CBS 112042 chromosome 2, whole genome shotgun sequence:
tcttcctccttgtAGTTGAGCTGCAAGTGGCGTGACTCGCCGCCAAACAAGCAGCTGTAGAGCTCAAAACGGTAGAGTGCCCTCAAAAGACGGGTGTTCTCCGTGGGCGACAGATGGGTAAAGATGGGCGGCCGCTGGGGGTCAAACCTGCAAAGAAAGAGGCGTGCAAAATGCACAGTCAGTGGACGAGCATAAGTGTGCCAAAACAAGAACATTCCAAGAACAGCATCTTCGCTGTAGCCGTCAATGGGCTCCCCGATTGTGGATCCATCACGGTCGCGTAAATTCTTGTAGTTATTCAACTGCTCTTGAACTTTGTCTCTATCGACAGACTTGTCAACTCGCAGTGTAGAAGCTTTCTGAAGAGCCAGGGCATCGGTCATGACGCCAGTGTCCAGCGACATCTTGAGATGCCCAGCAAGCAGAGACTTCTTGTTCTCGAGATACATTCGAAGAAAGACGGGTGATGCTTGCACGAGAGACATGAGGTCGGTAAAGTCGGGAATGCAGCGGAGGATATTATCTCGAAGCTCGTACGGCAGGGCCTCGAGTGATCCGAGCGTTGAAGTCGCCCTGGGCTTGATGAGAAATTCGTTATCAGAGATCTGGAACGACTGAGCCGTGGATTCGAATCCAAAGAGATTGGTCACGATGTAGTCCAAGCAGCGGAGGATTTTCTCTGGAAGCTCGTACGGCAGGGTCTCGAGTGATCGGAGCCTGGAAGCTGGCCAAGACTTCATTCGAAACTCGATAGAGATCTGGAGTGACTGAGCCATGGATTTGAATCCAGAGAGCTTGGCCCCGATGTAGTCCAAGAAGCGTTCCCAGTAGTTGTTGACAAATGACTTGACTTCGTGCCAGAAGACTTCCCAACGCCAGGTCTCTGAGCCTGTGGCAGATGGCATTCTAGGTTTGGTGTGCAAGATCTTTGACAAGGCAATGCCGCGTACCAACCCGGAGAGATTGATGTTCGTGTGGCCCAAACCTTGGCAGGCATCGCAGACATAATGGCTAAACCTTTGGAGCAGGCTGCGTTTGGATGCTGGGGGCACGCTTGAGGGAGATGCTGCCCTAGATCGCGGTCGAGGCTTCTTGGACAGCTTGTCGACTGATACAGGTTTCCATGTCGGTCGAGGTTGGCTGGTTGTCTCTGCTTCGTCCCAGATGGTCCAGCCCTCTGTCCTGATCGACAACCAGGATAGACCAGTAGCAGTCTTATCGGCGATGTTAGCAACTGAAAGGCCACGCATTTCAAATTTCACACAAGAAAACCAGGAGGTGAgacccaaaacccaaaccaaaaaaggAGATGTGAAGAGGTGAGTACGAGTAAGTAATCTGAGTGAAAAAGTTTTTTGCAGGCAGTCAGCTAGCTGACTCGTGAAGGCCGTTGAGACTACGGCCATATAGTGAGTTGATGGCCGATCGATACGAGGGAGCGCGAGGAACCGTTTGCTCCTGTTGTTCAATGCCCGGTGGATGAACCAAGCAAGGCAAATGCTTATCTTCTTGAGCATGTTATCAAGTGTGTGATAACATCATCAGCCTGTCGACCGTGCCTTTtctgtgatgatggcaacCGAGAGATATGGAACTCTATCCGGCCGGGCCGTTGACTGAGATATGTAGGGTTAAAAGGCATCTTGATGTCATGGATGGCGTAAATGGCTTGCTGTCAAGTTGAGAACGAGGTCTGACAGCAGAGAGGCGATTAGCGTGTTGTTGAGCCAGGCGATGGGATCGGTCCGGGTACCATGGCACGTGATGGCGCTGATgagaaaagaagccaacaTGCCCAGCAGGAAAACACCTCGGTAGCCGCTAAGAAATGGATCCCGTCGACGCTTGCTGACTTTCCTGGGGTAAATGGGGAACAGCAGCATCTCGATTTCTTGGAGTAGTAGTGCCACAGTTGTCAAATCACATGGCAGATCGCATGGCCTCATCGTGGTCATTCTTGTTACCGCTACCAAACCATCGAATTCTATTCCGGGTATACTTGCAAACACACACTACTATGGCACCACTacgccaacctcttcctcagctGTCACAGCCAACTCCGCAGCTCTCTCCATCCGTCTTGCCTTTCTGTTGCCAGTCGCCTTCTGCAgctgctccctcctctcctgcttcctcgccgccttaTCAACAAGACCAATAACCTTTTGTTCTCCAATCACGGGATGCatggccgccgccgccgcctcgtcctcttcggTCCATTCGATTGGCAACGTGGCAAACACCAGATACGAGGTGTGTGTCTTGATCTCAGGCTCGCCGCGGGTGATCAGCCGGCCTTCCATCCACATGGGAACCCCTGACGGCAGCGCCTCAAAGCTCTCTGGGGAGTCAGGTTTGTGGTCAATTTTGACTTTCTTCTCGCCGCCGCGCTTCCTTCCGCCCTTctgttccttcttctcacgCCGCTTGATCAGtccgtcatcctcgtcgccgt
Proteins encoded in this window:
- a CDS encoding hypothetical protein (EggNog:ENOG503PBMN), with translation MLKKISICLAWFIHRALNNRSKRFLALPRIDRPSTHYMAVVSTAFTSQLADCLQKTFSLRLLTRTHLFTSPFLVWVLGLTSWFSCVKFEMRGLSVANIADKTATGLSWLSIRTEGWTIWDEAETTSQPRPTWKPVSVDKLSKKPRPRSRAASPSSVPPASKRSLLQRFSHYVCDACQGLGHTNINLSGLVRGIALSKILHTKPRMPSATGSETWRWEVFWHEVKSFVNNYWERFLDYIGAKLSGFKSMAQSLQISIEFRMKSWPASRLRSLETLPYELPEKILRCLDYIVTNLFGFESTAQSFQISDNEFLIKPRATSTLGSLEALPYELRDNILRCIPDFTDLMSLVQASPVFLRMYLENKKSLLAGHLKMSLDTGVMTDALALQKASTLRVDKSVDRDKVQEQLNNYKNLRDRDGSTIGEPIDGYSEDAVLGMFLFWHTYARPLTVHFARLFLCRFDPQRPPIFTHLSPTENTRLLRALYRFELYSCLFGGESRHLQLNYKEEEVLKHFFCLFRPWEVEEIFSVYTLVHDEMTTRLRVMEKNLFHAVTNEFALAGGAASWGLRGFDSALRDVNFYSMITIRPGNQWTPGYGYMENVLGQGPQRLRRRSGITEHDLAQDRGDPLPYVGESESEPPYGWVLVCNEKYLNAYGGDVRKPSPRDWGYVFWDRWRLIEFKGDRKLKSTSWVPGAGV